A portion of the Sabethes cyaneus chromosome 3, idSabCyanKW18_F2, whole genome shotgun sequence genome contains these proteins:
- the LOC128742705 gene encoding nucleoside diphosphate kinase-like, with product MIGSILAFFSLFSTAMAANKERTFIMVKPDGVQQGFVGKITQRFEQKGFKLVALKFMWADKALLEKHYADLSAHPFFPGLVNYMNSGPVVPMVWEGLNVVKTGRQILGATNPADSAPGTIRGDLCIQVGRNIIHGSDAVESAYK from the coding sequence ATGATCGGTTCGATTCTTGcatttttctctttattttcaaCAGCCATGGCCGCCAACAAGGAACGTACTTTTATCATGGTTAAGCCAGATGGTGTTCAGCAGGGATTTGTTGGCAAAATCACTCAACGATTTGAGCAAAAAGGTTTCAAACTTGTAGCTCTTAAGTTCATGTGGGCAGATAAGGCCTTACTGGAGAAGCATTACGCTGATCTGTCAGCTCACCCATTCTTCCCTGGACTGGTCAATTATATGAACTCCGGACCAGTGGTTCCAATGGTATGGGAAGGACTGAATGTAGTCAAAACAGGGCGACAAATTTTGGGTGCAACCAATCCAGCAGACTCTGCTCCTGGAACGATTCGGGGAGATCTGTGCATTCAGGTTGGACGCAACATTATTCACGGATCGGATGCTGTTGAATCCGCGTACAAGTAA
- the LOC128739686 gene encoding WSCD family member AAEL009094, producing the protein MVLRGWRLIGFAGIIAVYIGGILFISFVSLQNPQQKRNHGRGYGEFETLRNRDLGLLGKKLPLQWCTELRYMDSPPPAPKAYQLLETFPGHIVKKVHTYSLNNQIPDVPENDHDQRQQQRHNDVYRDKHKRTASSAAVDLSSSSLSSQWPNRNNNNKFTNKLADNDRITSDRVLPAQKSSNRKLTALVSFPGSGNTWLRYLLQQATGILTGSVYKDYGLLKSGFPAENVANSSVLVVKTHEWGPNAWAPYGKAILLVRNPKKAILAEFNRQSGGHVGFASPDRYRRTKGRYWTQFVKNKLWAWEQTNLSWAKNFTGEVKLIFYDELVENVEGTLRSILNFLQFPINEELLACALARKEGIYRRKKRILQFDPYSPAMHAAIDEKRTEVYAALGRFETQ; encoded by the exons ATGGTTCTGCGAGGTTGGCGACTCATCGGGTTTGCCGGTATCATAGCGGTGTACATCGGCGGCATTCTGTTTATCTCATTTGTCAGTCTGCAAAATCCCCAGCAGAAGCGTAACCATGGCCGAGGCTACGGGGAGTTCGAAACGTTGCGCAACCGGGACCTGGGACTGTTGGGCAAGAAGCTGCCCCTGCAATGGTGCACTGAGCTGCGCTACATGGACAGTCCTCCGCCGGCACCGAAGGCCTACCAGTTGCTCGAAACCTTTCCGGGTCACATTGTGAAAAAGGTTCACACATACAGCCTCAACAATCAGATCCCAGACGTTCCGGAAAATGACCATGACCAACGACAGCAACAACGGCACAACGATGTTTACCGTGACAAGCACAAACGAACGGCGTCGTCTGCCGCGGTCGACCTCTCATCTTCCTCTTTATCGTCGCAATGGCCTAATAGAaataataacaacaaatttACCAATAAGCTAGCAGATAATGATAGGATTACAAGTGATAGGGTGCTGCCGGCTCAGAAGTCTTCCAACCGGAAGCTAACAGCACTGGTATCGTTTCCCGGCAGCGGAAACACTTGGCTGCGATATTTGCTGCAGCAGGCAACGG GTATCCTAACCGGAAGTGTGTACAAAGATTACGGTCTACTCAAAAGTGGCTTCCCAGCTGAAAATGTTGCCAACTCTTCG GTGCTCGTGGTAAAAACGCACGAATGGGGCCCAAATGCTTGGGCTCCCTACGGCAAAGCCATTCTCCTCGTGCGGAACCCGAAGAAGGCTATTCTGGCTGAATTCAATCGTCAAAGCGGTGGTCACGTTGGGTTTGCTTCTCCCGATCGCTATCGCCGGACCAAAGGACGAT ACTGGACTCAGTTTGTTAAAAACAAATTATGGGCCTGGGAACAGACCAACCTCTCGTGGGCCAAAAACTTCACCGGTGAGGTGAAACTGATATTCTACGACGAATTGGTGGAAAATGTTGAAGGGACACTTCGAAGTATTCTCAATTTTCTTCAATTTCCTATTAATGAG GAGCTACTAGCGTGCGCTCTGGCGCGCAAGGAAGGTATCTATCGACGGAAGAAACGAATCTTGCAGTTCGATCCTTACAGTCCGGCAATGCACGCAGCTATTGACGAAAAACGTACCGAAGTCTACGCTGCGCTAGGACGTTTCGAAACTCAATGA